A window from Nitrospira sp. ND1 encodes these proteins:
- a CDS encoding LapA family protein, producing MIRLILVGTLLLLALSFFLQNQEQEVTLRYFFGLRSASILIYKPILAAFGVGLLVSGILLFPAWVRGRIELRRKTKALQEAEVDLERLRQALDKAARRVGTSSDIPAEGEPSDG from the coding sequence TTGATCCGATTGATATTGGTGGGAACGCTGCTGCTACTCGCGCTGTCGTTTTTTTTGCAGAACCAGGAGCAGGAAGTCACTCTGCGGTATTTTTTCGGTCTTCGATCCGCCTCAATCCTGATCTATAAACCGATTCTGGCGGCCTTCGGCGTCGGACTGTTAGTGTCCGGGATTCTGCTGTTTCCGGCCTGGGTACGCGGCCGCATCGAACTCCGGCGCAAAACCAAGGCGCTGCAGGAGGCCGAGGTGGATCTGGAGCGCCTCCGACAAGCCCTCGACAAGGCTGCCCGCCGCGTGGGGACGTCTTCGGACATTCCCGCTGAGGGAGAGCCCTCCGATGGGTGA
- the tsaE gene encoding tRNA (adenosine(37)-N6)-threonylcarbamoyltransferase complex ATPase subunit type 1 TsaE — protein sequence MLRSPKHTHRLGRCLGTLLQGGEVLALFGELGAGKTSLVKGIADGLLAEPTDVSSPTFTLIHEYRGRLPLVHSDLYRLTAAQLEDTGLNDYLDGHTVTAIEWADRWGDGLPSDRLDVHLSHRPPAARRAILTARGPAARRLLDALRSRLSANRPTRAAQQTRVQLNRPRRASH from the coding sequence GTGCTTCGATCTCCGAAACACACGCACCGCCTGGGACGTTGCCTGGGCACACTCCTCCAGGGAGGCGAAGTTCTCGCCCTGTTCGGCGAACTGGGAGCAGGCAAAACCTCACTGGTCAAAGGCATCGCCGACGGGCTGCTCGCCGAACCGACGGACGTGAGCAGCCCGACGTTTACACTCATCCACGAATACCGGGGACGCCTTCCATTGGTCCACTCCGACCTCTACCGCCTGACCGCCGCCCAACTCGAAGATACCGGACTCAACGACTACTTAGACGGCCACACTGTCACTGCGATCGAATGGGCCGATCGGTGGGGCGACGGTCTTCCGTCGGACCGGCTCGATGTCCACTTGTCGCACCGCCCCCCGGCGGCCCGCCGCGCAATTCTCACAGCCAGAGGCCCTGCTGCACGGCGTCTGCTGGACGCGCTTCGCTCCCGGCTCTCCGCAAATCGCCCCACTAGAGCGGCTCAGCAAACCCGTGTACAATTGAACCGGCCAAGGAGGGCCTCGCATTGA
- a CDS encoding NAD(P)H-hydrate dehydratase, with amino-acid sequence MIPIVTAEQMRALDQRTITEALVPSLTLMERAGAGVVTHLEARYAPLAGKSVIILCGKGNNGGDGFVVGRLLRRKQAQVHILLLASPEDLSRDAKTMYQRFLRSAGKSAVTCPADVETIQQRLATGDILVDAILGTGLSTPVTGLYRDAIEAITAVGRPTVAVDLPSGLHADTGAVLGAAVRADLTVTLGLPKAGLYSGSGIDCAGTVRLVDIGIPASFVEAIGSRLMLLTDTAARAALPPRRPSAHKGTYGHLGVIAGSVGKTGAAAMAALSALRIGTGLVTAAIPSSANDILEAKLLEVMTLPMPETKARTFARSGLDRLLAFAGARDAVAIGPGLTTHPETVDLVQELVKRIDKPCVLDADALNALAGKSSLLTECKRPPIITPHPGEMARLETEATTQSVNEDRLGTATRFARERGVFVILKGARTVIARPDGLAAICPTGNPGMATAGTGDVLTGMVGGLLAQGLAPWDAACAATYFHGLAGDLAAQHLGQAGMIASDLIQHIPHALAPTTHT; translated from the coding sequence ATGATACCGATCGTGACCGCCGAGCAAATGCGAGCCCTGGATCAGCGGACAATTACGGAAGCCTTGGTGCCGTCCCTGACGCTGATGGAACGAGCCGGAGCGGGGGTCGTCACTCACCTTGAGGCCCGATATGCACCGCTTGCCGGGAAATCGGTCATCATCCTCTGCGGCAAGGGGAACAATGGTGGAGACGGTTTTGTCGTCGGACGGCTGTTACGACGAAAACAGGCCCAGGTCCACATCCTGCTGCTCGCGTCCCCCGAGGATCTGAGTCGCGATGCAAAGACGATGTACCAGCGATTTCTCCGATCAGCAGGGAAATCGGCCGTTACATGCCCCGCCGACGTGGAGACAATCCAACAACGGTTGGCGACCGGGGACATTCTCGTCGATGCGATTCTCGGTACCGGCCTCTCCACCCCCGTCACCGGGCTCTATCGTGATGCGATCGAAGCCATCACCGCCGTTGGCCGACCGACCGTGGCCGTCGATCTTCCATCAGGCCTGCATGCCGATACAGGAGCGGTGCTGGGAGCCGCCGTGCGCGCGGATCTCACGGTGACGTTGGGATTGCCGAAGGCGGGGCTCTATAGTGGATCCGGCATCGATTGCGCTGGAACGGTTCGACTCGTGGATATTGGGATTCCCGCCTCCTTTGTCGAAGCCATCGGAAGTCGGTTGATGCTGCTGACCGATACGGCTGCTCGCGCGGCACTCCCCCCACGACGCCCCTCGGCACACAAAGGCACCTACGGCCACCTCGGCGTCATCGCCGGCTCGGTCGGCAAGACAGGCGCGGCGGCCATGGCAGCACTCTCAGCCCTGCGCATCGGAACCGGCTTGGTGACGGCCGCAATTCCCTCGAGCGCCAATGATATTCTGGAAGCAAAACTCCTCGAAGTGATGACACTGCCGATGCCGGAAACCAAAGCTCGGACCTTCGCGCGTTCCGGTTTGGATCGCCTCCTCGCGTTCGCCGGCGCCCGGGATGCCGTCGCGATCGGACCGGGCCTGACCACCCATCCCGAGACCGTCGACCTGGTACAGGAACTCGTGAAGCGAATCGACAAGCCCTGCGTACTCGATGCCGATGCGTTGAATGCATTGGCGGGGAAATCCTCGTTACTGACCGAGTGCAAGCGACCGCCGATTATCACTCCTCATCCAGGCGAGATGGCCAGGTTGGAAACCGAGGCAACCACGCAATCGGTCAATGAAGATCGTCTTGGCACGGCCACCAGATTTGCGCGGGAACGCGGCGTCTTTGTCATCCTCAAAGGAGCCCGCACGGTGATTGCGCGCCCGGATGGCCTGGCAGCCATCTGCCCGACCGGCAATCCCGGAATGGCCACCGCCGGTACCGGTGATGTCTTGACGGGCATGGTCGGCGGGCTACTCGCGCAAGGCTTGGCCCCTTGGGACGCCGCCTGCGCGGCGACATACTTTCATGGTTTGGCCGGAGATTTGGCCGCGCAGCATCTCGGCCAAGCCGGCATGATTGCGAGTGATCTCATTCAGCACATCCCCCATGCCCTCGCGCCGACCACACACACCTAA
- a CDS encoding pyridoxine 5'-phosphate synthase, giving the protein MARLGVNIDHVATLRQARGGTDPDPLTAAILVELAGADGLVVHLREDRRHIQDRDLTMLREIVRTKLDLEMAADDAMAKIALSVKPDLVTLVPERRQELTTEGGLDVANHRDRIQKIVDLLRDGGIPTSLFVEPSLDQIKAAHKIGAAYVELHTGRYSNAKRSKEEDEEFEAITQAAKLAYKLGLGVNAGHGLTYKNVKRLAKLPEIVEFNIGHSIIARSVMVGLVQAVREMRELIA; this is encoded by the coding sequence ATGGCTCGACTGGGTGTAAATATCGATCATGTGGCGACACTCCGGCAGGCGCGAGGAGGGACCGATCCCGACCCCTTGACCGCGGCCATTCTCGTGGAATTGGCCGGCGCCGATGGCCTGGTTGTGCATCTTCGGGAAGACCGCCGGCATATTCAAGATCGAGATCTCACCATGTTGCGGGAAATCGTGCGAACCAAGCTGGATCTGGAGATGGCCGCCGACGACGCCATGGCCAAGATCGCCCTGAGCGTCAAACCGGACCTGGTGACACTCGTCCCGGAACGCCGACAGGAGCTGACCACGGAAGGCGGTCTCGATGTCGCTAATCACCGCGATCGCATTCAGAAAATCGTCGATCTGCTCCGCGACGGAGGCATCCCCACAAGCTTGTTTGTCGAGCCGAGTCTCGATCAAATCAAGGCGGCGCACAAAATCGGCGCGGCCTATGTCGAGTTACATACCGGCCGCTACTCCAACGCCAAGCGGTCGAAGGAAGAAGACGAGGAGTTCGAGGCCATTACCCAGGCAGCCAAACTGGCGTACAAGCTCGGTCTCGGCGTGAACGCCGGGCACGGCTTAACCTACAAAAATGTGAAACGACTCGCCAAGTTGCCCGAAATTGTGGAATTCAATATCGGTCATAGCATCATCGCCCGATCCGTCATGGTCGGATTGGTCCAGGCCGTGCGAGAAATGAGGGAATTGATCGCCTAG
- the alaC gene encoding alanine transaminase, which yields MAIGDGFYRIKRLPPYVFAQVQTLKLEARQRGEDIIDFGMGNPDQPTPPHIVDKLIEASRKAKNHRYSASRGITKLRHAITGWYKRNYDVDLDPETEAIVTIGSKEGIAHLALATIGPGDVVLTPTPTYPIHMYSFIIAGGEVRGIELRQDSDFFDDLLRVYRQTLPRPRILVINFPHNPTTAVVDLEFFKKIVAFAKEHDVIVIHDLAYADIAFDGYKAPSFLQVPEAKDVGVEFYTLSKAYNMPGWRVGFCVGNREVVGALAKLKSYLDYGIFQPIQIASTVALNGPQDCVKEVVQRYQNRRNVLVNGLNRIGWPVALPRATMFVWARIPDPFRHMGSLEFSKLLLREAKVAVSPGIGFGEGGDEFVRFALVENEHRTRQALRGIRKVLNLDDQES from the coding sequence ATGGCGATCGGCGACGGATTTTACCGCATTAAACGACTTCCCCCCTACGTATTTGCGCAAGTACAAACCCTGAAACTTGAGGCGCGTCAGCGGGGCGAGGATATCATCGACTTCGGCATGGGCAACCCGGATCAGCCCACGCCGCCTCATATCGTCGATAAATTGATCGAAGCATCGAGGAAGGCCAAAAACCATCGTTATTCAGCTTCACGCGGGATCACGAAGCTGCGTCATGCGATTACCGGTTGGTATAAGCGCAATTACGATGTGGATTTGGATCCTGAGACCGAAGCGATCGTGACGATCGGCTCCAAGGAAGGCATCGCCCACTTGGCGCTGGCTACGATCGGGCCAGGCGATGTGGTGTTGACGCCCACGCCCACCTATCCCATCCATATGTACAGTTTTATCATCGCCGGCGGGGAAGTGCGCGGGATTGAGCTGCGCCAGGACAGCGACTTTTTCGATGACCTGTTGCGCGTCTATCGCCAAACCTTGCCGCGTCCGCGTATTCTCGTGATCAATTTCCCGCACAACCCGACGACCGCCGTGGTCGATCTTGAGTTTTTCAAGAAGATCGTCGCGTTTGCCAAGGAACACGACGTGATCGTGATTCACGACTTGGCCTATGCCGATATCGCGTTCGACGGCTATAAGGCACCGAGCTTTCTGCAGGTGCCGGAGGCGAAGGATGTGGGTGTGGAGTTTTATACGCTGTCCAAGGCCTACAACATGCCCGGCTGGAGAGTCGGATTCTGTGTCGGCAACCGTGAAGTAGTCGGCGCGCTCGCCAAGCTGAAGAGTTATCTCGACTACGGAATTTTTCAGCCGATTCAGATTGCCAGTACCGTCGCGTTGAATGGGCCACAGGACTGCGTCAAGGAAGTCGTGCAGCGGTATCAAAACCGGCGCAATGTTCTCGTGAACGGGCTGAATCGTATCGGCTGGCCGGTGGCGTTACCCCGCGCGACGATGTTCGTGTGGGCCCGTATTCCGGACCCGTTCCGGCATATGGGGTCGCTGGAGTTTTCGAAGCTGCTTCTCCGGGAAGCCAAGGTCGCCGTATCGCCGGGAATCGGTTTCGGAGAAGGCGGAGACGAATTCGTGCGGTTTGCGCTGGTGGAAAATGAGCATCGCACCCGGCAGGCTTTGCGCGGGATCCGCAAAGTATTGAATTTGGATGACCAGGAATCATGA
- a CDS encoding homoserine dehydrogenase — protein sequence MKSEIGVGLIGFGTVGTGVARVLIENAELIRRRVGVPVTLVRIADLDITRDRGIAIPPGVLTTDIQQVLTDPRVDIVIELMGGYDLAKRVILDAVQRGKHVVTANKALLAVHGEEIFAAASRQGIDLGFEASVGGGIPVIRALMEGLAANNIQSIYGIINGTSNYILSRMTSEGQRFDVVLEEAKRAGYAEADPTFDVAGIDSAHKLTIMVSLAYGTPVNFKEIYTEGITGLTPLDIAYAKEFGFTIKLLAIAKYSDGEIEARVHPTMVPSASQIAKVDGVYNAIQLVGDAVEDVVLYGRGAGSMPTGSAVVSDVMAIARNLLKDAAGRVPPASYQPDQRRPLRMRPMEEITSLYYIRFMVLDRPGVLSQIAGVLGRYGISISSVLQQGRKEGQTVPVVIMTHMAKERDIQNALREINPMSYISEPTTLIRVEGRDE from the coding sequence ATGAAGAGTGAGATCGGGGTCGGGTTAATCGGATTCGGAACGGTCGGCACCGGTGTGGCTCGTGTGTTGATCGAGAATGCTGAATTGATTCGTCGGCGGGTGGGTGTACCCGTCACGCTGGTTCGCATTGCGGACTTGGACATCACGCGCGATCGCGGCATTGCGATTCCGCCGGGCGTGCTCACGACGGATATCCAGCAAGTCCTCACGGATCCACGGGTGGATATCGTCATCGAGTTGATGGGCGGGTACGATCTCGCCAAGCGTGTGATTTTGGACGCCGTGCAACGAGGCAAACATGTGGTCACGGCTAACAAAGCCTTGCTGGCCGTGCATGGCGAAGAGATTTTTGCCGCGGCTTCGCGTCAAGGCATCGATCTCGGCTTCGAGGCGAGCGTGGGGGGTGGAATTCCGGTCATCCGCGCATTGATGGAAGGATTGGCCGCGAACAATATCCAGTCGATTTACGGCATCATCAACGGCACCTCGAATTATATTCTTAGCCGAATGACCAGTGAAGGCCAGCGTTTCGACGTGGTGCTGGAAGAGGCGAAACGCGCCGGTTATGCCGAGGCTGACCCCACCTTCGATGTGGCGGGAATTGATTCGGCTCACAAGCTGACCATCATGGTCAGCTTGGCCTACGGGACACCCGTCAATTTCAAAGAGATCTATACCGAAGGTATCACCGGGCTTACGCCGCTCGATATTGCTTATGCGAAGGAGTTCGGGTTTACAATCAAGCTGCTGGCGATCGCAAAATATTCCGATGGCGAAATCGAGGCGCGCGTGCATCCGACGATGGTGCCGTCGGCCTCTCAAATCGCGAAGGTCGACGGTGTCTACAATGCGATTCAGCTAGTGGGCGATGCTGTCGAAGATGTCGTGCTGTATGGCCGGGGCGCCGGGTCGATGCCGACGGGAAGTGCGGTCGTGAGTGATGTCATGGCCATCGCGCGCAATCTGCTCAAGGATGCCGCCGGTCGTGTCCCGCCTGCATCCTACCAGCCCGATCAGCGGCGGCCGTTGCGCATGCGACCGATGGAAGAAATTACCTCGCTCTACTATATTCGCTTTATGGTGCTCGACCGGCCGGGCGTGTTGTCGCAGATTGCGGGGGTGCTGGGTCGTTATGGGATCAGCATTTCGTCGGTGCTGCAGCAGGGACGCAAAGAGGGGCAGACGGTGCCGGTGGTGATCATGACGCATATGGCAAAAGAGCGGGATATTCAGAACGCGCTCCGTGAAATCAATCCGATGTCCTACATCTCCGAGCCCACGACGCTGATCAGAGTCGAAGGGCGTGATGAATGA
- the thrC gene encoding threonine synthase: MNRWRGIIEEYRKFLPVTAQTPVITLGEGNTPLIRAARLAKKIAPGIDLYLKYEGMNPTGSFKDRGMTMAISKAVEGGARAVICASTGNTSASAAAYGARAGIAVYVLIPAGKIALGKLSQAMMHQATVIQVEGNFDQALTIVKELSATYPVELVNSLNPFRIEGQKTAAMEICDDLGDAPAMHVLPVGNAGNITAYWNGYREYRASNQTTRLPRMMGFQAAGAAPIVLGHIVEEPQTVATAIRIGNPASWQSALTAVKESSGAIDMVTDEEILHAYALVASEEGVFCEPASATSVAGVIKLSQAGQLKEGATVVCTLTGHGLKDADTAIGISRQPQTVKATRDDVARLLHV; encoded by the coding sequence ATGAATCGTTGGCGTGGGATCATCGAAGAATATCGGAAGTTCCTGCCGGTTACGGCGCAGACCCCTGTGATCACACTGGGCGAGGGCAATACGCCACTGATCCGCGCGGCGCGGCTCGCGAAGAAAATCGCTCCGGGGATCGATCTGTATCTGAAGTATGAAGGCATGAATCCCACCGGATCCTTCAAAGACCGCGGTATGACCATGGCGATCTCCAAGGCTGTCGAGGGGGGCGCGCGGGCGGTCATTTGCGCCTCCACCGGAAACACGTCTGCCTCCGCTGCGGCGTACGGGGCCAGGGCGGGCATTGCCGTGTATGTGCTCATTCCGGCCGGCAAGATCGCGCTGGGGAAGTTGTCGCAGGCGATGATGCATCAGGCCACCGTCATTCAAGTCGAAGGAAATTTTGACCAGGCGCTGACCATCGTCAAAGAGCTGTCGGCGACCTACCCCGTTGAGTTGGTCAACTCCCTGAACCCCTTCCGGATCGAAGGACAGAAAACGGCGGCGATGGAGATTTGTGACGATCTCGGCGATGCACCGGCTATGCATGTACTTCCTGTAGGGAATGCAGGTAATATCACCGCCTATTGGAACGGCTATCGGGAGTATCGTGCGTCCAATCAGACGACGCGGTTGCCTCGGATGATGGGATTTCAGGCCGCTGGTGCGGCGCCGATTGTCTTGGGCCATATCGTCGAAGAGCCACAGACGGTGGCCACGGCGATCCGAATCGGCAACCCGGCCAGTTGGCAATCGGCTCTCACTGCGGTGAAGGAGTCGTCCGGTGCCATTGATATGGTCACCGACGAAGAAATTCTGCATGCCTATGCGTTGGTGGCCAGTGAGGAAGGTGTCTTTTGCGAACCAGCCTCCGCTACCTCCGTGGCCGGTGTCATTAAATTGAGTCAGGCCGGACAATTAAAAGAAGGTGCCACGGTTGTGTGTACGTTGACCGGGCATGGTTTGAAGGATGCCGATACGGCGATCGGCATTTCACGTCAGCCTCAAACGGTGAAAGCCACCCGCGATGATGTGGCCCGCCTCCTTCATGTCTGA